A region of Diospyros lotus cultivar Yz01 chromosome 3, ASM1463336v1, whole genome shotgun sequence DNA encodes the following proteins:
- the LOC127797578 gene encoding 3-isopropylmalate dehydratase large subunit, chloroplastic gives MASFAISSSSTKFLFANKKHAFSLQPSFPNRISRKIVSVMAPQQSERMPATTGSVKTGMTMTEKIMSRASEKPQLSPGENVWVNVDVLMTHDVCGPGSIGIFKREFGEDAKVWDREKIVIIPDHYIFTADERANRNVDILRDFCMEQNIKYFYDIKDLGNFKANPDYKGVCHIALAQEGHCRPGEVLLGTDSHTCTAGAFGQFATGIGNTDAGFVLGAGKILLKVPPTLRFVMDGEMPDYLLAKDLILQIIGEISVSGATYKAMEFVGTTVESLTMEERMTLCNMVVEAGGKNGVVPADSTTYKYLEDKTSMPYEPVYSDDDARFLSEYRFDVSKLEPLVAKPHSPDNRALARECKDVKIDRVYIGSCTGGKTEDFLAAAKVFLASGKKVKVPTFLVPATQKVWMDVYSLPVPGSGGKTCSQIFEEAGCDTPASPSCGACLGGPKDTYARMNEPKVCVSTTNRNFPGRMGHKEGQIYLASPYTAAASALTGFVTDPREFLQ, from the exons ATGGCTTCATTTGCAATCTCATCAAGCTCCACGAAGTTCTTGTTCGCCAACAAG AAACATGCTTTCTCTCTGCAGCCCTCATTTCCCAATCGGATTTCCAGGAAAATTGTTTCCGTCATGGCGCCGCAGCAGTCTGAACGGATGCCAGCCACCACTGGTTCA GTCAAGACTGGGATGACGATGACCGAGAAAATCATGAGTAGGGCTTCTGAGAAACCCCAGCTGAGCCCGGGGGAGAATGTCTGGGTCAACGTGGATGTTTTGATGACTCATGATGTTTGTGGACCTGGCTCCATTGGAATCTTCAAGCGGGAGTTTGGCGAGGATGCTAAG GTTTGGGACCGGGAGAAGATTGTGATCATACCTGACCACTATATATTCACAGCTGATGAACGAGCAAATCGAAATGTTGATATCTTGAGGGACTTCTGCATGGAACAGAATATTAAGTACTTCTATGATATTAAAGATCTTGGGAATTTCAAG GCCAACCCTGATTACAAAGGTGTATGCCATATTGCTCTTGCCCAAGAAGGTCATTGCAGGCCTGGAGAG GTCCTCCTTGGAACAGACTCCCACACATGTACTGCAGGAGCATTTGGCCAGTTTGCTACTGGGATTGGCAATACTGATGCTGGTTTTGTATTAGGCGCTGGAAAGATTTTGCTAAAG GTGCCTCCAACTCTGAGATTTGTAATGGATGGTGAAATGCCAGATTATCTGCTTGCGAAGGATTTGATTTTGCAG ATTATTGGTGAGATATCTGTGTCTGGTGCAACCTATAAAGCAATGGAGTTTGTTGGCACTACTGTGGAAAGTTTAACT ATGGAAGAACGGATGACCTTATGCAACATGGTTGTTGAAGCTGGGGGAAAGAATGGTGTTGTACCAGCTGACAGTACTACTTATAAGTATCTTGAG GATAAGACATCTATGCCCTATGAGCCAGTTTACAGCGATGATGACGCAAG GTTTCTTTCAGAGTATAGATTTGATGTCTCAAAACTGGAGCCATTGGTGGCAAAG CCTCATTCTCCTGACAATCGGGCTTTAGCAAGGGAATGCAAGGATGTGAAAATTGATAGAGTCTACATTGGATCTTGTACTGGAGGAAAAACTGAAGATTTTCTTGCTGCTGCAAAAGTTTTCCTGGCTTCA GGCAAGAAGGTGAAAGTTCCCACATTCCTTGTTCCTGCCACCCAAAAG GTGTGGATGGACGTATATAGTCTTCCGGTACCAGGATCTGGTGGCAAGACCTGCTCCCAGATATTTGAGGAGGCTGGTTGTGATACACCTGCAAGTCCTAGTTGTGGTGCTTGCTTGGGTGGCCCTAAAGACACTTACGCACGCATGAACGAGCCTAAG GTATGTGTGTCAACAACAAACAGGAACTTCCCGGGTCGAATGGGGCACAAAGAGGGCCAAATCTATCTAGCTTCTCCATACACCGCAGCCGCCTCTGCTTTAACTGGCTTTGTCACGGATCCAAGAGAGTTTTTGCAGTAA
- the LOC127797611 gene encoding histone H2B.3-like, producing MAKADKKPAEKKPAAEKAPAEKKPKAEKKLPKDGSSAGDKKKKRTKKSVETYKIYIFKVLKQVHPDIGVSSKAMGIMNSFINDIFEKLAQEASRLARYNKKPTITSREIQTAVRLVLPGELAKHAVSEGTKAVTKFTSS from the coding sequence ATGGCAAAGGCTGATAAGAAGCCCGCTGAGAAGAAGCCGGCGGCGGAGAAGGCTCCGGCGGAGAAAAAGCCAAAGGCTGAGAAGAAGCTCCCGAAGGATGGATCGTCCGCTGgggacaagaagaagaagagaacgAAGAAGAGCGTCGAGACCTACAAGATCTACATCTTTAAGGTCCTGAAGCAGGTGCATCCGGATATTGGAGTCTCCAGCAAGGCTATGGGGATCATGAACAGCTTTATCAACGATATCTTCGAGAAGCTCGCGCAGGAGGCCTCGAGGCTCGCTCGCTACAACAAGAAGCCGACCATTACCTCGCGCGAGATCCAGACTGCTGTCCGGCTTGTCCTGCCCGGTGAATTGGCCAAGCACGCCGTGTCTGAAGGTACCAAGGCCGTCACCAAGTTCACTAGCTCTTGA
- the LOC127797579 gene encoding putative glycine-rich cell wall structural protein 1: MAGSKAIVAAFLVMFFVDLCFAARLPKVGLRNGGGGGGGGGGGGSGHGSGPAGSGYGSGYGSGSGLGGGGYGKGGGGGGGGGGGQGSGGGSGSGYGSGSGYGSGYGSGGGKGGGGGGGGGKGGGGGGGVGSGSGYGSGSGYGSGSGYGSGSGHGGGGGGGGGSGGGGGGGSGNGSGYGSGYGSGYGSGYGGGSGGDEP; the protein is encoded by the coding sequence ATGGCTGGTTCCAAGGCCATTGTTGCTGCGTTCTTGGTTATGTTCTTTGTGGACCTTTGCTTTGCAGCTAGGTTGCCCAAGGTGGGTCTTCGCAATGGTGGCGGAGGTGGTGGAGGCGGAGGTGGCGGTGGTTCGGGACATGGGTCTGGGCCTGCTGGCTCGGGTTATGGTTCTGGGTACGGTTCTGGGAGTGGGCTTGGAGGAGGAGGGTACGGTAAGGGAGGAGGGGGCGGTGGAGGTGGCGGAGGCGGTCAGGGTTCTGGAGGCGGTTCCGGGTCTGGCTATGGATCGGGCTCAGGGTACGGGTCGGGATATGGGTCTGGCGGCGGGAagggaggcggcggcggcggcggtgggGGAAAGGGTGGGGGAGGAGGCGGCGGCGTAGGTTCAGGCTCCGGCTATGGGAGTGGCTCTGGCTACGGGAGCGGCTCCGGATATGGAAGCGGGAGTGGCCATGGCGGTGGTGGAGGCGGAGGAGGaggcagcggcggcggcggcggaggtgGGTCGGGCAATGGTTCTGGGTACGGGTCCGGCTATGGCTCGGGCTACGGGTCTGGATACGGCGGCGGGAGCGGCGGCGATGAGCCGTGA